From Trichomycterus rosablanca isolate fTriRos1 chromosome 18, fTriRos1.hap1, whole genome shotgun sequence, the proteins below share one genomic window:
- the rab11fip1b gene encoding rab11 family-interacting protein 1 isoform X3 codes for MSLSGQSALFLPVSARVSVLRARGLRIKGKDGTNDAYVSLQAGRETFRTPVLERRAEPVWGDQGGTFICTVPPDGGALQVRVLHRVPLGVDKVLGLTVINLHELRTHSGDNQQWYKLLNKAGRADKERGEVLLDIQFLKSSTSVSMIDLSDKSHSRLGKFKDKLKGKKRDGLSDSASATLPSVTPVLTDSEGDGEGGGESPKKKKNKLKSLFGSKSNLQRNVSQSMSALGTLPDRNSSLSSSTSSGLNVEPHQGKKKFKFLTHKRNSSTDSKTSNQSGSFLGSSNQNSLQQVSICINSSHFNEGEPETQDVPEDEGDEDEERWREEEEEEERLMMEQKRKTEEEEEEREAEELRREMEEQRRKNEEERKRKEREAEEQRKLMEEEENERLRMEREKIEQKKMEEERRKKEAEERRRMEEEDQMRTLKEERRKKEEKEAEEQRIRMEREKEDQIRKLEEERKKEEAEEMRRMEEKRIMMKKEKLEEERRWKEEKEAEEQRMAREKEEEKRKAKEKRKRTEEEEKERRRMEREKLEKERRKKEAEEQTRMEEEDLRRAHEKEKEEKEKERKRRTAEEEGAREEKIKNEQRRKTEKEERRTEEEQERAEESPSARISSIKPRQQAVKPLNTLGNHPDPHQPKPADLTQLKAQGADRAVVARGPYSQLTQAELISLALRQQEQISQREARIQELEQYIDNLLLKVMEDKPSILMNIKNKT; via the exons ATGTCTCTCTCGGGTCAGAGCGCGCTGTTTCTCCCGGTAAGCGCGCGGGTGTCGGTGCTGCGGGCGCGCGGACTCCGGATCAAAGGGAAAGACGGCACAAATGACGCGTACGTGTCTCTGCAGGCGGGGCGCGAGACGTTCCGCACTCCGGTGCTGGAGAGGCGCGCGGAGCCGGTGTGGGGAGACCAGGGCGGCACTTTCATCTGCACCGTCCCGCCGGACGGAGGCGCGCTGCAGGTGCGCGTGCTGCACCGGGTCCCGCTCGGAGTGGATAAAGTGCTGGGACTGACCGTCATCAACCTGCACGAGCTCCGGACCCACAGCGGCGACAACCAGCA GTGGTATAAGCTGCTGAACAAGGCTGGACGAGCAGATAAGGAACGTGGTGAAGTTCTGCTGGACATTCAGTTCCTGAAGAGCAGCACGAGCGTCAGCATGATCGACCTCTCCGACAAATCTCACTCACGCTTAGGAAAGTTCAAGGACAAACTGAAGGGCAAGAAGAGGGACGGACTGAGCGATTCGGCCTCCGCCACCCTCCCCTCAGTCACGCCCGTCCTGACCGACAGCGAAGGGGACGGAGAGGGGGGCGGCGAGTCgcccaaaaagaagaagaacaaaCTGAAGTCTCTGTTTGGTTCTAAATCCAACCTGCAGAGGAACGTTTCTCAGTCCATGTCTGCTCTAGGAACCCTGCCTGACAGGAACTCGTCCCTGAGCTCCAGCACCTCGTCCGGCCTCAACGTGGAACCTCACCAAG gaaaaaagaaatttaAGTTTCTGACTCACAAGAGGAACAGCAGCACCGACAGCAAAACGTCCAATCAGAGCGGCTCGTTTCTCGGCTCATCCAATCAGAACTCTCTGCAACAGGTCAGCATCTGCATTAACAGCAGCCACTTTAACGAGGGGGAACCAGAAACTCAGGACGTCCCGGAGGATGAAGGAGACGAGGATGAGGAGAGAtggagagaggaggaggaggaagaagaacgACTGATGATGGAGCAGAAAAGAAAGacggaggaggaagaggaggaacgAGAGGCAGAGGAGCTGAGACGAGAAATGGAAGAACAGAGAAGAAAGAatgaagaagaaagaaaaagaaaagaaagagaagcAGAAGAACAAAGAAAACTGATGGAGGAGGAAGAAAACGAGAGACTGAGGATGGAGAGAGAGAAGATAGAACAAAAAAAGATGGAGGAGGAAAGAAGAAAGAAGGAGGCAGAAGAACGGAGAAGGATGGAGGAGGAGGATCAGATGAGAACGCTtaaagaagaaagaagaaagaaggaAGAGAAGGAGGCAGAAGAACAGAGAATCAGGATGGAGAGAGAGAAGGAGGACCAGATCAGAAAGCTtgaggaagaaagaaaaaaagaagaagctgAAGAGATGAGAAGGATGGAGGAAAAAAGAATCATGATGAAGAAAGAGAAGCTGGAGGAGGAAAGAAGATGGAAGGAGGAGAAGGAGGCAGAAGAACAGAGAATGGCGAGAGAgaaggaagaagaaaaaagaaaagcaaaagagaagagaaaaagaacagaggaagaagaaaaagagagaCGTAGGATGGAGAGGGAGAAGCTGgagaaggaaagaagaaagaagGAGGCAGAAGAACAGACGAGGATGGAAGAGGAGGACCTGAGGAGAGCGcatgaaaaagagaaagaggagaAAGAAAaggagaggaagaggaggacAGCTGAGGAGGAAGGGGCGAGGGAGGAGAAGATAAAGAACGAGCAGAGAAGAAAGACTGAGAAGGAGGAAAGAAGAACTGAGGAGGAGCAGGAGAGAGCAGAAGAATCTCCATCAGCACGAATCTCCAGCATCAAACCCAG GCAGCAGGCGGTTAAACCTCTCAACACTTTGGGGAATCACCCAGACCCTCACCAACCCAAACCTGCTGATCTCACCCAGCTGAAAGCTCAG ggaGCAGACAGGGCGGTGGTGGCGAGAGGACCGTATTCACAGTTGACTCAGGCTGAGTTGATTTCGTTGGCGTTGCGTCAGCAGGAACAGATCTCTCAACGTGAAGCTCGAATTCAGGAGCTGGAGCAATACATCGATAACCTGCTGCTGAAGGTCATGGAGGACAAACCCAGCATCCTCATGAACATCAAAAATAAAACCTGA
- the rab11fip1b gene encoding rab11 family-interacting protein 1 isoform X1: MSLSGQSALFLPVSARVSVLRARGLRIKGKDGTNDAYVSLQAGRETFRTPVLERRAEPVWGDQGGTFICTVPPDGGALQVRVLHRVPLGVDKVLGLTVINLHELRTHSGDNQQWYKLLNKAGRADKERGEVLLDIQFLKSSTSVSMIDLSDKSHSRLGKFKDKLKGKKRDGLSDSASATLPSVTPVLTDSEGDGEGGGESPKKKKNKLKSLFGSKSNLQRNVSQSMSALGTLPDRNSSLSSSTSSGLNVEPHQGKKKFKFLTHKRNSSTDSKTSNQSGSFLGSSNQNSLQQVSICINSSHFNEGEPETQDVPEDEGDEDEERWREEEEEEERLMMEQKRKTEEEEEEREAEELRREMEEQRRKNEEERKRKEREAEEQRKLMEEEENERLRMEREKIEQKKMEEERRKKEAEERRRMEEEDQMRTLKEERRKKEEKEAEEQRIRMEREKEDQIRKLEEERKKEEAEEMRRMEEKRIMMKKEKLEEERRWKEEKEAEEQRMAREKEEEKRKAKEKRKRTEEEEKERRRMEREKLEKERRKKEAEEQTRMEEEDLRRAHEKEKEEKEKERKRRTAEEEGAREEKIKNEQRRKTEKEERRTEEEQERAEESPSARISSIKPSVSAVTSQTSLVNTNPFLEDDEDSDDLESSGGSFKKRRAPSPPARNLQTPRSDDSFIKTSEAPHEETNQHLSFKESKRRAPQPPGGVKITNQDSVREDPGHGEGGTGGVRNDVQANVKQNRFHDEQPDTNPFTSDPPTSTKPTKGPAPKPGGTSSVLKHGPSETIIHHDRDVTSTSNPTSKGSRSSSAERPCSTSADGSTKAEHHLKKVLDLDSVNPEAPFGLDQDFHPDSHLSKTESFITLNSAKPQKRSQAPGPPAKPKRTEEPDLPEQQPQITENQRDQKNWDKDQEHKSETPSSSPASSLSFSSRTEMKPAASVSGDAGSSGSGFRNLSWVEVEPGDAGEVKAGVPPAPVIRQQAVKPLNTLGNHPDPHQPKPADLTQLKAQGADRAVVARGPYSQLTQAELISLALRQQEQISQREARIQELEQYIDNLLLKVMEDKPSILMNIKNKT, from the exons ATGTCTCTCTCGGGTCAGAGCGCGCTGTTTCTCCCGGTAAGCGCGCGGGTGTCGGTGCTGCGGGCGCGCGGACTCCGGATCAAAGGGAAAGACGGCACAAATGACGCGTACGTGTCTCTGCAGGCGGGGCGCGAGACGTTCCGCACTCCGGTGCTGGAGAGGCGCGCGGAGCCGGTGTGGGGAGACCAGGGCGGCACTTTCATCTGCACCGTCCCGCCGGACGGAGGCGCGCTGCAGGTGCGCGTGCTGCACCGGGTCCCGCTCGGAGTGGATAAAGTGCTGGGACTGACCGTCATCAACCTGCACGAGCTCCGGACCCACAGCGGCGACAACCAGCA GTGGTATAAGCTGCTGAACAAGGCTGGACGAGCAGATAAGGAACGTGGTGAAGTTCTGCTGGACATTCAGTTCCTGAAGAGCAGCACGAGCGTCAGCATGATCGACCTCTCCGACAAATCTCACTCACGCTTAGGAAAGTTCAAGGACAAACTGAAGGGCAAGAAGAGGGACGGACTGAGCGATTCGGCCTCCGCCACCCTCCCCTCAGTCACGCCCGTCCTGACCGACAGCGAAGGGGACGGAGAGGGGGGCGGCGAGTCgcccaaaaagaagaagaacaaaCTGAAGTCTCTGTTTGGTTCTAAATCCAACCTGCAGAGGAACGTTTCTCAGTCCATGTCTGCTCTAGGAACCCTGCCTGACAGGAACTCGTCCCTGAGCTCCAGCACCTCGTCCGGCCTCAACGTGGAACCTCACCAAG gaaaaaagaaatttaAGTTTCTGACTCACAAGAGGAACAGCAGCACCGACAGCAAAACGTCCAATCAGAGCGGCTCGTTTCTCGGCTCATCCAATCAGAACTCTCTGCAACAGGTCAGCATCTGCATTAACAGCAGCCACTTTAACGAGGGGGAACCAGAAACTCAGGACGTCCCGGAGGATGAAGGAGACGAGGATGAGGAGAGAtggagagaggaggaggaggaagaagaacgACTGATGATGGAGCAGAAAAGAAAGacggaggaggaagaggaggaacgAGAGGCAGAGGAGCTGAGACGAGAAATGGAAGAACAGAGAAGAAAGAatgaagaagaaagaaaaagaaaagaaagagaagcAGAAGAACAAAGAAAACTGATGGAGGAGGAAGAAAACGAGAGACTGAGGATGGAGAGAGAGAAGATAGAACAAAAAAAGATGGAGGAGGAAAGAAGAAAGAAGGAGGCAGAAGAACGGAGAAGGATGGAGGAGGAGGATCAGATGAGAACGCTtaaagaagaaagaagaaagaaggaAGAGAAGGAGGCAGAAGAACAGAGAATCAGGATGGAGAGAGAGAAGGAGGACCAGATCAGAAAGCTtgaggaagaaagaaaaaaagaagaagctgAAGAGATGAGAAGGATGGAGGAAAAAAGAATCATGATGAAGAAAGAGAAGCTGGAGGAGGAAAGAAGATGGAAGGAGGAGAAGGAGGCAGAAGAACAGAGAATGGCGAGAGAgaaggaagaagaaaaaagaaaagcaaaagagaagagaaaaagaacagaggaagaagaaaaagagagaCGTAGGATGGAGAGGGAGAAGCTGgagaaggaaagaagaaagaagGAGGCAGAAGAACAGACGAGGATGGAAGAGGAGGACCTGAGGAGAGCGcatgaaaaagagaaagaggagaAAGAAAaggagaggaagaggaggacAGCTGAGGAGGAAGGGGCGAGGGAGGAGAAGATAAAGAACGAGCAGAGAAGAAAGACTGAGAAGGAGGAAAGAAGAACTGAGGAGGAGCAGGAGAGAGCAGAAGAATCTCCATCAGCACGAATCTCCAGCATCAAACCCAG CGTCTCTGCAGTCACTTCCCAGACGTCTCTGGTGAACACAAACCCGTTCCTGGAGGACGACGAGGATTCAGATGACTTAGAAAGTTCAGGCGGGTCGTTTAAAAAACGACGTGCTCCTTCACCTCCAGCGAGGAACCTACAGACACCACGTTCTGATGATTCCTTCATAAAGACGTCTGAAGCACCACATGAGGAGACCAACCAACATCTCAGCTTCAAAGAGTCAAAGCGTCGAGCACCTCAACCTCCAGGAGGAGTGAAGATTACCAACCAAGACTCAGTCAGAGAAGATCCTGGTCACGGTGAAGGAGGAACTGGTGGAGTTAGAAATGACGTTCAAGCCAACGTGAAGCAGAATCGTTTCCATGACGAACAGCCTGATACGAACCCTTTCACATCAGATCCACCAACATCTACCAAACCCACCAAAGGACCGGCACCCAAACCAGGAGGTACAAGTTCAGTCCTCAAACATGGACCATCAGAAACTATCATTCATCATGACAGAGACGTCACCAGCACCAGTAATCCCACATCTAAAGGTTCCAGGAGCAGCTCGGCTGAGAGACCCTGCAGCACGTCTGCTGATGGTTCCACCAAAGCAGAACATCATCTGAAGAAGGTTCTAGATCTTGATTCTGTAAATCCAGAAGCTCCGTTTGGTTTGGACCAGGATTTCCATCCAGATTCTCACCTCAGTAAAACTGAGTCGTTTATAACCCTGAACTCTGCAAAACCCCAGAAGAGGTCTCAAGCTCCAGGTCCTCCAGCCAAACCCAAAAGAACTGAAGAACCAGACTTACCAGAGCAGCAACCACAAATCACAGAGAACCAGAGGGACCAGAAGAACTGGGACAAGGACCAGGAGCATAAATCTGAGACTCCATCATCATCTCCAGCGTCGTCCTTAAGCTTCTCTTCACGTACTGAGATGAAACCGGCTGCTTCAGTTTCAGGGGATGCAGGTTCTTCTGGTTCTGGGTTCAGGAACCTGTCATGGGTTGAGGTGGAACCCGGTGATGCAGGTGAAGTGAAGGCTGGAGTTCCTCCTGCCCCGGTGATCAG GCAGCAGGCGGTTAAACCTCTCAACACTTTGGGGAATCACCCAGACCCTCACCAACCCAAACCTGCTGATCTCACCCAGCTGAAAGCTCAG ggaGCAGACAGGGCGGTGGTGGCGAGAGGACCGTATTCACAGTTGACTCAGGCTGAGTTGATTTCGTTGGCGTTGCGTCAGCAGGAACAGATCTCTCAACGTGAAGCTCGAATTCAGGAGCTGGAGCAATACATCGATAACCTGCTGCTGAAGGTCATGGAGGACAAACCCAGCATCCTCATGAACATCAAAAATAAAACCTGA
- the rab11fip1b gene encoding calponin homology domain-containing protein DDB_G0272472 isoform X2: MSLSGQSALFLPVSARVSVLRARGLRIKGKDGTNDAYVSLQAGRETFRTPVLERRAEPVWGDQGGTFICTVPPDGGALQVRVLHRVPLGVDKVLGLTVINLHELRTHSGDNQQWYKLLNKAGRADKERGEVLLDIQFLKSSTSVSMIDLSDKSHSRLGKFKDKLKGKKRDGLSDSASATLPSVTPVLTDSEGDGEGGGESPKKKKNKLKSLFGSKSNLQRNVSQSMSALGTLPDRNSSLSSSTSSGLNVEPHQGKKKFKFLTHKRNSSTDSKTSNQSGSFLGSSNQNSLQQVSICINSSHFNEGEPETQDVPEDEGDEDEERWREEEEEEERLMMEQKRKTEEEEEEREAEELRREMEEQRRKNEEERKRKEREAEEQRKLMEEEENERLRMEREKIEQKKMEEERRKKEAEERRRMEEEDQMRTLKEERRKKEEKEAEEQRIRMEREKEDQIRKLEEERKKEEAEEMRRMEEKRIMMKKEKLEEERRWKEEKEAEEQRMAREKEEEKRKAKEKRKRTEEEEKERRRMEREKLEKERRKKEAEEQTRMEEEDLRRAHEKEKEEKEKERKRRTAEEEGAREEKIKNEQRRKTEKEERRTEEEQERAEESPSARISSIKPSVSAVTSQTSLVNTNPFLEDDEDSDDLESSGGSFKKRRAPSPPARNLQTPRSDDSFIKTSEAPHEETNQHLSFKESKRRAPQPPGGVKITNQDSVREDPGHGEGGTGGVRNDVQANVKQNRFHDEQPDTNPFTSDPPTSTKPTKGPAPKPGGTSSVLKHGPSETIIHHDRDVTSTSNPTSKGSRSSSAERPCSTSADGSTKAEHHLKKVLDLDSVNPEAPFGLDQDFHPDSHLSKTESFITLNSAKPQKRSQAPGPPAKPKRTEEPDLPEQQPQITENQRDQKNWDKDQEHKSETPSSSPASSLSFSSRTEMKPAASVSGDAGSSGSGFRNLSWVEVEPGDAGEVKAGVPPAPVIRTASL, encoded by the exons ATGTCTCTCTCGGGTCAGAGCGCGCTGTTTCTCCCGGTAAGCGCGCGGGTGTCGGTGCTGCGGGCGCGCGGACTCCGGATCAAAGGGAAAGACGGCACAAATGACGCGTACGTGTCTCTGCAGGCGGGGCGCGAGACGTTCCGCACTCCGGTGCTGGAGAGGCGCGCGGAGCCGGTGTGGGGAGACCAGGGCGGCACTTTCATCTGCACCGTCCCGCCGGACGGAGGCGCGCTGCAGGTGCGCGTGCTGCACCGGGTCCCGCTCGGAGTGGATAAAGTGCTGGGACTGACCGTCATCAACCTGCACGAGCTCCGGACCCACAGCGGCGACAACCAGCA GTGGTATAAGCTGCTGAACAAGGCTGGACGAGCAGATAAGGAACGTGGTGAAGTTCTGCTGGACATTCAGTTCCTGAAGAGCAGCACGAGCGTCAGCATGATCGACCTCTCCGACAAATCTCACTCACGCTTAGGAAAGTTCAAGGACAAACTGAAGGGCAAGAAGAGGGACGGACTGAGCGATTCGGCCTCCGCCACCCTCCCCTCAGTCACGCCCGTCCTGACCGACAGCGAAGGGGACGGAGAGGGGGGCGGCGAGTCgcccaaaaagaagaagaacaaaCTGAAGTCTCTGTTTGGTTCTAAATCCAACCTGCAGAGGAACGTTTCTCAGTCCATGTCTGCTCTAGGAACCCTGCCTGACAGGAACTCGTCCCTGAGCTCCAGCACCTCGTCCGGCCTCAACGTGGAACCTCACCAAG gaaaaaagaaatttaAGTTTCTGACTCACAAGAGGAACAGCAGCACCGACAGCAAAACGTCCAATCAGAGCGGCTCGTTTCTCGGCTCATCCAATCAGAACTCTCTGCAACAGGTCAGCATCTGCATTAACAGCAGCCACTTTAACGAGGGGGAACCAGAAACTCAGGACGTCCCGGAGGATGAAGGAGACGAGGATGAGGAGAGAtggagagaggaggaggaggaagaagaacgACTGATGATGGAGCAGAAAAGAAAGacggaggaggaagaggaggaacgAGAGGCAGAGGAGCTGAGACGAGAAATGGAAGAACAGAGAAGAAAGAatgaagaagaaagaaaaagaaaagaaagagaagcAGAAGAACAAAGAAAACTGATGGAGGAGGAAGAAAACGAGAGACTGAGGATGGAGAGAGAGAAGATAGAACAAAAAAAGATGGAGGAGGAAAGAAGAAAGAAGGAGGCAGAAGAACGGAGAAGGATGGAGGAGGAGGATCAGATGAGAACGCTtaaagaagaaagaagaaagaaggaAGAGAAGGAGGCAGAAGAACAGAGAATCAGGATGGAGAGAGAGAAGGAGGACCAGATCAGAAAGCTtgaggaagaaagaaaaaaagaagaagctgAAGAGATGAGAAGGATGGAGGAAAAAAGAATCATGATGAAGAAAGAGAAGCTGGAGGAGGAAAGAAGATGGAAGGAGGAGAAGGAGGCAGAAGAACAGAGAATGGCGAGAGAgaaggaagaagaaaaaagaaaagcaaaagagaagagaaaaagaacagaggaagaagaaaaagagagaCGTAGGATGGAGAGGGAGAAGCTGgagaaggaaagaagaaagaagGAGGCAGAAGAACAGACGAGGATGGAAGAGGAGGACCTGAGGAGAGCGcatgaaaaagagaaagaggagaAAGAAAaggagaggaagaggaggacAGCTGAGGAGGAAGGGGCGAGGGAGGAGAAGATAAAGAACGAGCAGAGAAGAAAGACTGAGAAGGAGGAAAGAAGAACTGAGGAGGAGCAGGAGAGAGCAGAAGAATCTCCATCAGCACGAATCTCCAGCATCAAACCCAG CGTCTCTGCAGTCACTTCCCAGACGTCTCTGGTGAACACAAACCCGTTCCTGGAGGACGACGAGGATTCAGATGACTTAGAAAGTTCAGGCGGGTCGTTTAAAAAACGACGTGCTCCTTCACCTCCAGCGAGGAACCTACAGACACCACGTTCTGATGATTCCTTCATAAAGACGTCTGAAGCACCACATGAGGAGACCAACCAACATCTCAGCTTCAAAGAGTCAAAGCGTCGAGCACCTCAACCTCCAGGAGGAGTGAAGATTACCAACCAAGACTCAGTCAGAGAAGATCCTGGTCACGGTGAAGGAGGAACTGGTGGAGTTAGAAATGACGTTCAAGCCAACGTGAAGCAGAATCGTTTCCATGACGAACAGCCTGATACGAACCCTTTCACATCAGATCCACCAACATCTACCAAACCCACCAAAGGACCGGCACCCAAACCAGGAGGTACAAGTTCAGTCCTCAAACATGGACCATCAGAAACTATCATTCATCATGACAGAGACGTCACCAGCACCAGTAATCCCACATCTAAAGGTTCCAGGAGCAGCTCGGCTGAGAGACCCTGCAGCACGTCTGCTGATGGTTCCACCAAAGCAGAACATCATCTGAAGAAGGTTCTAGATCTTGATTCTGTAAATCCAGAAGCTCCGTTTGGTTTGGACCAGGATTTCCATCCAGATTCTCACCTCAGTAAAACTGAGTCGTTTATAACCCTGAACTCTGCAAAACCCCAGAAGAGGTCTCAAGCTCCAGGTCCTCCAGCCAAACCCAAAAGAACTGAAGAACCAGACTTACCAGAGCAGCAACCACAAATCACAGAGAACCAGAGGGACCAGAAGAACTGGGACAAGGACCAGGAGCATAAATCTGAGACTCCATCATCATCTCCAGCGTCGTCCTTAAGCTTCTCTTCACGTACTGAGATGAAACCGGCTGCTTCAGTTTCAGGGGATGCAGGTTCTTCTGGTTCTGGGTTCAGGAACCTGTCATGGGTTGAGGTGGAACCCGGTGATGCAGGTGAAGTGAAGGCTGGAGTTCCTCCTGCCCCGGTGATCAG AACTGCGTCCCTGTGA
- the gpat4 gene encoding glycerol-3-phosphate acyltransferase 4 isoform X2, with translation MERGAREKNQQLYKPYSNGIIVKELASLEQEIQEVRRVGGAEAEFDMSDILFFCRRGVESIVDDEVTKRFSAEELESWNLLTRSNYNFQNISTRLTVLWGLGMLIRYGVLLPLRVTLAFTGVGLLVVLTSLIGLLPNGGMKNFLSKKAHLMCYRICVRALTAIITYHDSHNKPRNGGICVANHTSPIDVIILASDGCYAMVGQVHGGLMGVIQRSMVKSCPHIWFERSEVKDRHLVAKRLSDHVADKSKLPILIFPEGTCINNTSVMMFKKGSFEIGCTVYPVAIKYDPRFGDAFWNSSKFGMVNYLLHMMSSWAIVCSVWYLPPMNREEGEDAVHFANRVKAAIARKGGLADLLWDGGLKREKVKEVFKEEQQKLYSKVLVGNGENRSRS, from the exons ATGGAGAGAGGGGCGAGAGAGAAGAACCAGCAGCTCTATAAACCCTACAGTAACG GGATCATAGTGAAGGAGCTGGCGTCTCTGGAGCAGGAGATACAGGAAGTGAGGCGCGTGGGCGGAGCGGAGGCCGAGTTCGACATGTCAGACATCCTGTTCTTCTGTCGGCGGGGGGTGGAGAGCATCGTGGACGACGAGGTGACCAAGCGCTTTTCGGCGGAGGAGCTGGAGTCCTGGAACCTGCTGACGCGCAGCAACTACAACTTCCAAAATATTAGCACCCGGCTAACCGTTCTGTGGGGGCTCGGCATGCTCATCCGCTACGGCGTCCTGCTGCCCCTCAG gGTGACCTTGGCGTTTACTGGTGTGGGACTCCTGGTGGTTCTCACCTCTCTGATCGGTCTGCTTCCAAACGGAGG GATGAAGAACTTCCTGAGTAAGAAAGCTCATCTGATGTGCTACAGGATCTGCGTCCGAGCCCTCACCGCCATCATCACCTACCACGACAG CCATAACAAACCCAGGAACGGCGGGATCTGCGTCGCTAATCACACCTCGCCCATCGATGTCATCATCCTAGCCAGCGATGGCTGCTACGCCATG gtGGGACAGGTACACGGGGGGCTGATGGGAGTTATACAGAGATCGATGGTTAAATCCTGCCCCCACATCTGGTTCGAGAGATCTGAGGTTAAAGATCGACACCTGGTGGCAAAACG ACTCAGTGATCACGTGGCAGATAAAAGCAAACTTCCCATCCTCATCTTCCCCGAGG ggaCGTGCATTAATAACACCTCAGTCATGATGTTTAAGAAGGGAAGCTTTGAGATCGGCTGCACCGTCTATCCTGTGGCTATAAAG TACGACCCTCGGTTTGGAGACGCGTTCTGGAACAGCAGTAAGTTTGGGATGGTGAATTATCTTCTACACATGATGAGTAGCTGGGCGATCGTCTGCAGTGTGTGGTATCTTCCTCCCATGAACCGAGAG gaagGCGAGGACGCTGTGCATTTTGCTAACCGGGTGAAGGCCGCCATCGCTAGGAAGGGAGGATTAGCTGATCTGTTATG GGATGGAGGTCTGAAGCGGGAGAAGGTGAAGGAGGTGTTTAAGGAGGAGCAGCAGAAGCTCTACAGTAAGGTGCTGGTGGGGAACGGTGAGAACCGGAGTCGCTCCTGA
- the gpat4 gene encoding glycerol-3-phosphate acyltransferase 4 isoform X1, with amino-acid sequence MESYLFPFDGLICMLLGISFTVWFTLLLVFIIVPAVFGVSFGIRRLYMNTLLKIFEWATLRMERGAREKNQQLYKPYSNGIIVKELASLEQEIQEVRRVGGAEAEFDMSDILFFCRRGVESIVDDEVTKRFSAEELESWNLLTRSNYNFQNISTRLTVLWGLGMLIRYGVLLPLRVTLAFTGVGLLVVLTSLIGLLPNGGMKNFLSKKAHLMCYRICVRALTAIITYHDSHNKPRNGGICVANHTSPIDVIILASDGCYAMVGQVHGGLMGVIQRSMVKSCPHIWFERSEVKDRHLVAKRLSDHVADKSKLPILIFPEGTCINNTSVMMFKKGSFEIGCTVYPVAIKYDPRFGDAFWNSSKFGMVNYLLHMMSSWAIVCSVWYLPPMNREEGEDAVHFANRVKAAIARKGGLADLLWDGGLKREKVKEVFKEEQQKLYSKVLVGNGENRSRS; translated from the exons ATGGAGTCGTACCTGTTTCCGTTTGATGGGCTGATCTGCATGCTGCTGGGAATCTCCTTCACTGTCTGGTTCACCCTCCTCCTCGTTTTCATCATCGTACCTGCCGTGTTCGGGGTCTCGTTCGGGATTCGCCGCCTCTACATGAACACGCTGCTCAAAATATTCGAG TGGGCGACGCTGAGGATGGAGAGAGGGGCGAGAGAGAAGAACCAGCAGCTCTATAAACCCTACAGTAACG GGATCATAGTGAAGGAGCTGGCGTCTCTGGAGCAGGAGATACAGGAAGTGAGGCGCGTGGGCGGAGCGGAGGCCGAGTTCGACATGTCAGACATCCTGTTCTTCTGTCGGCGGGGGGTGGAGAGCATCGTGGACGACGAGGTGACCAAGCGCTTTTCGGCGGAGGAGCTGGAGTCCTGGAACCTGCTGACGCGCAGCAACTACAACTTCCAAAATATTAGCACCCGGCTAACCGTTCTGTGGGGGCTCGGCATGCTCATCCGCTACGGCGTCCTGCTGCCCCTCAG gGTGACCTTGGCGTTTACTGGTGTGGGACTCCTGGTGGTTCTCACCTCTCTGATCGGTCTGCTTCCAAACGGAGG GATGAAGAACTTCCTGAGTAAGAAAGCTCATCTGATGTGCTACAGGATCTGCGTCCGAGCCCTCACCGCCATCATCACCTACCACGACAG CCATAACAAACCCAGGAACGGCGGGATCTGCGTCGCTAATCACACCTCGCCCATCGATGTCATCATCCTAGCCAGCGATGGCTGCTACGCCATG gtGGGACAGGTACACGGGGGGCTGATGGGAGTTATACAGAGATCGATGGTTAAATCCTGCCCCCACATCTGGTTCGAGAGATCTGAGGTTAAAGATCGACACCTGGTGGCAAAACG ACTCAGTGATCACGTGGCAGATAAAAGCAAACTTCCCATCCTCATCTTCCCCGAGG ggaCGTGCATTAATAACACCTCAGTCATGATGTTTAAGAAGGGAAGCTTTGAGATCGGCTGCACCGTCTATCCTGTGGCTATAAAG TACGACCCTCGGTTTGGAGACGCGTTCTGGAACAGCAGTAAGTTTGGGATGGTGAATTATCTTCTACACATGATGAGTAGCTGGGCGATCGTCTGCAGTGTGTGGTATCTTCCTCCCATGAACCGAGAG gaagGCGAGGACGCTGTGCATTTTGCTAACCGGGTGAAGGCCGCCATCGCTAGGAAGGGAGGATTAGCTGATCTGTTATG GGATGGAGGTCTGAAGCGGGAGAAGGTGAAGGAGGTGTTTAAGGAGGAGCAGCAGAAGCTCTACAGTAAGGTGCTGGTGGGGAACGGTGAGAACCGGAGTCGCTCCTGA